A region of Candidatus Roizmanbacteria bacterium DNA encodes the following proteins:
- a CDS encoding transposase, with product MSKWGGDQLRVIRSYDWQYNRDLMKKIRSLSDYNQSDVAQIRNDVLTFAEKYGIQAAVDAYGISRRTLFRWRKRRRDSEGQLDSLIPETTKPKTPRRMETHPKVISFIKEIREQYFCLGKEKIKPLLDEYCLQEGISTISESTIGKVIKRHNLQRKTYRIYHNPASGFAKRKVKYRQKVKRSPKVEDTGYIEIDTITKFVHGIKLYVFNAVDIKLKFQFSYGYSKLNSRNGADFMRRLELVYPIQDGIKTIQTDNGLEYLGNFHDYLEENNIPHLFIYPRCPKINAFIERANRTLQEEFMNPYIYTKWTGIGSFNRHLIEYLVWYNTKRVHKSLNNISPMDYLLSILPKECHMYGTHTTP from the coding sequence ATGAGTAAATGGGGAGGAGATCAGCTTCGAGTAATTAGGAGTTATGACTGGCAGTACAATAGAGATCTTATGAAAAAGATACGATCTCTATCAGACTACAATCAGTCAGATGTAGCACAAATCAGAAACGATGTTCTGACATTTGCAGAGAAGTACGGGATACAAGCTGCAGTTGATGCATATGGGATATCACGAAGGACATTGTTTCGATGGAGGAAGAGACGGCGAGATTCAGAAGGGCAGTTGGATAGCCTGATACCAGAGACAACCAAGCCAAAGACACCCCGACGTATGGAGACTCACCCGAAGGTCATATCCTTTATCAAAGAGATTCGAGAACAATACTTTTGTTTGGGAAAGGAGAAGATCAAGCCCTTACTTGATGAGTATTGCCTACAGGAAGGAATTTCAACTATATCTGAGTCAACCATTGGAAAAGTGATCAAAAGACACAACCTGCAGCGCAAGACCTACCGGATCTATCACAATCCAGCAAGTGGCTTTGCAAAACGGAAAGTAAAGTACCGACAGAAGGTCAAGCGGTCTCCCAAGGTGGAAGATACCGGATACATTGAGATTGATACCATCACGAAGTTTGTACACGGAATCAAGCTGTATGTCTTCAATGCAGTGGACATCAAACTCAAATTCCAGTTCTCCTACGGATACTCAAAACTCAACAGCCGAAACGGTGCTGATTTTATGAGAAGACTGGAACTAGTATACCCAATACAAGATGGTATAAAAACCATACAAACAGATAACGGCCTCGAGTATCTGGGAAACTTCCATGACTATCTGGAAGAAAACAATATCCCACACCTCTTTATCTACCCCAGATGTCCCAAGATCAATGCCTTTATTGAGCGAGCAAACAGAACACTCCAGGAAGAATTTATGAACCCCTACATCTATACCAAGTGGACCGGTATCGGATCATTCAATCGTCACCTTATTGAATACCTCGTCTGGTACAATACAAAGCGAGTTCACAAAAGCCTGAACAATATTTCACCTATGGATTACCTATTATCTATTTTACCTAAAGAGTGCCATATGTATGGAACTCATACAACCCCTTGA